Part of the Cercospora beticola chromosome 5, complete sequence genome is shown below.
TATGGCGGGTGAAATGCCATTTCACGTCGCCATTGTGGGCGGCGGTCTCTGCGGCATTACTCTTGGCATAGCTCTGCAAAGACACAACATCAACTTCACGCTCTACGAATCCCGCAGCTCGTTTACAGAAATCGGTGCTGGAATCAACTTTGGTCCATCAGCCCTCCGCTGTCTTCGTCTCATCGACTCATCTTTGGGCGAAAAAGTCCTCAAGCTCGCCACCAGGAATCCTCCACCTCACGAGGAGATATGGAGCTTCTTCCGCTACGGTGCACCATGGGGCGATCATGCCGATGGTGAGATCTTCCACGAGATTCCCAGCCCTCCCACCGGCAACATGACCCTTCATCGTCAAGAACTACTTTCCCTCCTCGCTGAAGAAATGGGCCCTGGACATGCCGAATTCAACAAAAAGCTCGCTTCGTTTTCACAGACTTCATCTCACGTCACGGTTAACTTCACCGACAACACCTCCGTGACCACCAACCTCCTCATCGCCTGCGATGGCATCCACTCCAAGGTTCGAGCCTGCATGTTCGGCCCTGACAGCCCCCTTAGCAAGCCCAAGTTCAACGCTAGTGGAGCGTACAGAGCCCTCATTCCAATGGACGCCGCCATCTCCGTCCTGGGCGAATCTGCCCGCCTGAGCTCCATCTCATTCGGGCCCGGCGGCTATCTGATTACGTATCCAGTATCAAATGGCACAAAACTCAATTGTGGTGCCTGGACGTCCCGTTGCGAAGGAACAGAAGGCGAATGGCCGCACGACGAGTGGGTAGTCCCTAACCAGGGTGAACAATTCAAACGCGATTTCGGAAATTTCGGTCCCAGAGCGCAGAAGATTTTATCCTTTTTCGACCCCAATCCCGATTTCTGGGCCACCCATCATCATACTCATCAGCCCGAATCCGGATTCACCGATGGCTTGGTCCTCCTCATTGGGGATGCGGCACATTCTATGCCCCCTCACCAAGGAGCCGGGGCATCTCAAGCAATCGAAGACGCGTACGTTCTATCTGGAGTCCTGGCACATGTACCATCCGTCTCTTCGAGCGTCTCGTTGTCAAAGAAATTGAAAGCCGCTCTGCAATCCGTCGACAAAATTCGTGCTCCGAGGGCAAATCGCGTGCATCAACTCTCACATCAGGCAGGAGAAGAGTCTTTCAACTTTTGGGACCTCAAACTAGAAGGTGAAGAATTGAAAGAGTGGTGTCGGGAGAAAGAACAGAGGTTGAACTGGATCTGGCAGGAGGATATGGAGAAAGAGGCGGATGAGGGAAAGCAGATTTTGAGAGACAAATTGAAAGAGTTGGAGGGAAATGACGAGCTTAAGGCTGAATCAGGCTGATTTAAACGATGAGTGAAGAAAGACATTCATGGGAATTCTGTGATGGATGACGAGATAGATGTTTGATGAAGATTAcgctgttgatgatgatgcataTAAGGCTATAAAGTGAATCAAGAAACCGCTTATTAAACTCAATGCTTCAAGTCGCTAAATTCAATGCCCCAAATCGCAAAATGCCCATTATGCCTGTATTCTCCCACTGCTTTTCTGCAATTATGCTCGTCGCCGAGTCAAGTTGTTGTAAGGTAGACATGAACAGATGTCGAGGTCCCAGACCAATGCCATAAATGCTCTCATGCTTTCCTCTTCACCGCATTCGAACGCGTCCATCCAACGACTGAAAGGCCGGTTTCGTCAACAATCACATCGTGCAAGGAGATTTTCTGCTGTCGTCGTGGAGCTGGCTTTTCCAGTGAACGGCGACGAGCACGGGACTTTTTGTCAACCTGCGAGTGCCTAACGTAGTTCGAGAGCTTGCGCTTTTTGCCGCGGGGCTTCTTGGTTGAATGAAATCCGAGATGATTTACAGGCCGttgaggagatggagaccgtttcttcttctctttctgtTGCCAGCCCACAAAAGACAGGCcagcttcgtcgacgatgggTTGCGGGAGGAGAGATGCCTTCCTCGTGTCCGGCGAATCAACTGTCTTGGATTGTGGTGCCCAGCGAACAAATGATAGTCCCGTGTCATCCAGAACAGGCTGCATCATATGCTGTTGAGCACCAGATTGGCCcagctcgccagcagcaccttTCCGCAAAACATCGATTTGATCTGTATCCTCCACCGCTTCCGCCTCCGGGGTCTTCGTATCCCTCGGACTGATCTCGCCCGCGTTCCTTTcaagcctcttcctctcgcTCCTGATCACCCACCTTTCCTTCCAATCCTCCGGCGAAAACTTCCACTCCTCCAAGATCTTCACCTGTCTGTACCAGACTTTCAATTTCACATCGTAGCACCACTCCTGCGTAAAACCTTTCCTGACTTCCCCATGGGCACAACCAAGCTTCGAATAATAAGGATCATTATGCGTCTCCCACCactgcttctcttcctcgctctcgtAGAACTGTGCGGGCATACCATTGCTCACGAAGTCCCAAGGCGAGTAACGCGGTGGAATGACGCCCGCACATGCGCGGAGATAGGCTTTGTGCATTAGAACGCCGCCTTCCTCGGCCCAGTGAGGTTTCTCCAGGAGATAGGAGAGCCTAATATCCTTCCATTCAGTATTGCCGGTGGGCGAGAGGAAGTCGATGCCGATCGGTGATAGTTTTGGGACCTTGTTGCGGTGATGTTGATTGAGGCGTCGGAGATTCTGTTCTGTGAGCGAACGCTTGCGTTTGAGTGTCCAGATACGCGATCCTTCTGGGGTGGTTTCGTGTGTATATTCCTTGTAGATGCCGGACTCTGCTATCCTGTTGAGAGCTGCAAGTTCTGCCTTGTATACTTGCTCGACAGGCGTCAAGTGTGTTGACACTCTGCTGTGACCTTCTTGCATCGTCATATTCAATGCAGGCGCTACTTTTTGGAACAGCAGATTATCGTACTCTCGTTTCCGTTGATCCTTGGAGTGATTTGGGCTGTAAGTATATTCAATGCAGCAAGAAGCTCTTCCAAAGCAGGTGTCGTGCTGAGGCCGACCAGACCAACATTGAAATTGCTAACTCCTGCCATGCGACTGCCACGCGGATTCTTTTTACGGGATCAAAGAAACGCATGTCTCAGACAAAGGAGCGAAAACTGTCATCAATCCTGATTCCGAGGTCCAAGAGTAAAGGCAGGGTGCACTGCAAGCACAAAGAATTCGCCGTTGGATGAGACAATGAACCCACAGCTTCAGCCATGCGAGAGACATACTCTGCACTCCTCAAGCTTAGAATGTTCTGAAGGCCACTGAATTGCTCCTGGACTGCAGAACCAGGTCACACCGCCGAATAGCGTCCGCCGAGCTTGTGATGTCTAATTCATCCCGTAGAGGTTCAACCTCGATTGCAGCGCCTCGAATTTGAAAGCGACGTAAATCGTTCTGCGACTCGTCGAATAGCTCCATGAGCATCTTCTTGTTCACCGACAGTTTCACAGATTTCACTCGCTTAACAAACCCGTCGAGCTCTCGTTTTCGTTTTCGATTTTGAGGAAGTGGCGGAAAGTATGGGTTATGCTGGTTCGTCGGTCTGACGCAACAGGTGAGTGCCGTGACCGTAGGGCTTGGATCAGGCGTCTGCTCCATCGAATCTGCATGCAGAAGCGGGTGCTTGTCTTCCATCAACTCGGTCGTGACGGTGGCCACATGTTTCTCGGACCGACGTCTAGCGATTGATCCAGCAGAAGGTGTTGCTATCGAGAACTCCTTTTGGGTAATGTTGCAGACAGGCAGACTGTCGGATCTGGATCGCGGTTTTGCTTTGGGCTTGGCATCCCTACCCTTCGTCTTTGGGAGACGGTTCGTGGCATCGCCCAACGCCTTGATTTGAGTGAAGAGCCGCATTTTGTTGCAGCTCACATAATCGATTACATTATGGTCGAACATTGGAAGGCAAAGAATATGAGAATATGAAGGCGGTTGCCATCGTGTTGCCATAGTAATATATCAAGCTGAAGTACGAAGCCCTGTACAGGGATGTCGTGTTGAGGACAAACGCTGCTGGGCTCACCGCTGGGACTGAGCGCGTAGACTTTGCACTTTTCTCCCAATTGGGCTCTCGCGTTGCTGCCTCCGCCGACAAGATCGAGACAGCTTTGACGTGGCGCAGCATCACACGCGCTGTATCTTGAAATGGGGTGTGCTTTTGTCGCGGATGGCGCGTCTCTGCATGCTGGATCTGAGATCTGTACTTACCATTCAGGTGCTAGAGTTTGATGTGCCGCCCGTGACAGCTAACATCAGGCCGTGCCGATCTATAGCAGCGCTCTTATGCCGCATCGATTTCATAGTGCATCCGCGAAGTCGGATACCTGGCAACATATAGGCCCGCAGTGCAGCGCATACCACAGCGCCTATCGTCATGGGAAGCAGATCACGCACTGCCAACGTTCCCAATGGAGTCTTGGCGCGCTTGCTGTGGTTGCCCAGAGAGACGAGTTCAGGATATCCATGAGTGCTCGCATGAATTGCGCATGAGTGAGCACTTCGTATTGTGTAATAGCAACCCAACCATCTATCGGCACACTGCAAGATCGAGGAATGAGATATCGGCTCTGTGAAAAGTGTCAAAGCACAAGTTCGACATTGGGAGCAGCGGTGTCGCCATCTTGGCTGTGCAAGAAGCCCAGCCTCATATTGCTGCCCAATAGGTGGTGGCTTGCCTTGCTCTGCGGTGCTCTATGGCCCGGCCGCTGGTGTTTTCCTGCGCAGGATTGCGACCCCCTCAACGTGGCTGGTCTGAGGAAAGAAGTCGAATCCCCGCAGACTCTCGATCTCATATATTCCCTCGTGCTTGGGCTGATCCCCGTCGCCTGGCAGGCCCCCGACCAACCACCCAACGTCTCTGGCTTGCGTATGCACGTTGCAAGATACATAGCACACTCGTGCAGGAGCATACTTCAGTAATTGGCTGATGAAGCCTTCATCACAACCCTTTCTCGAGGGGTCGATCACGACAACGGTCTCGTCCGGAGGGAACTTCTTTGTATCGAGCGACTCGAACAACTTGTTTGCATCTGCTGCGATGAAGTGCGTCGCATCTTCTGGCAGATTGTTCAATTTCGCATTCTTGCTAGCGAATTCGACAGATTGTGCAGACACGTCAATGCCAATGCTCTGCTTGAACATGCGGGACAGATTGATGGTGAAGAAGCCCGAACCACAATACGCGTCCACCATGTGTTTTATCCTGGGCTTGCCGCCTGTGTCGCCATTCGAATTTGCATCCGCAGCCCCATCCATCGTCGATCCGAGAATGTTGTCGCGTATGTATTGCGTGACAACAGGCAGAATCGAATTGTTGTTTTGGAAGAATGCGCCTGCGGGATTATCGAAGCGGAAGTCGTCCACGTACTCTGTCGACGTGGCTTTGTGATCGGTGATGCAGATCTTGCGATGCACATATTGTCCGCGGTCCTCTacgacttcgtcttcgccgtcGGCGCTGACTTCAAGCTtatcctctttcttctcttctctcgtcGTGCTCTCACGTAGGAGCAAGGTCGCCCCCTTCTGATATTTGTTGATCTCTGCAGCGACACG
Proteins encoded:
- a CDS encoding uncharacterized protein (SMCOG1087:hypothetical protein~antiSMASH:Cluster_7); the encoded protein is MAGEMPFHVAIVGGGLCGITLGIALQRHNINFTLYESRSSFTEIGAGINFGPSALRCLRLIDSSLGEKVLKLATRNPPPHEEIWSFFRYGAPWGDHADGEIFHEIPSPPTGNMTLHRQELLSLLAEEMGPGHAEFNKKLASFSQTSSHVTVNFTDNTSVTTNLLIACDGIHSKVRACMFGPDSPLSKPKFNASGAYRALIPMDAAISVLGESARLSSISFGPGGYLITYPVSNGTKLNCGAWTSRCEGTEGEWPHDEWVVPNQGEQFKRDFGNFGPRAQKILSFFDPNPDFWATHHHTHQPESGFTDGLVLLIGDAAHSMPPHQGAGASQAIEDAYVLSGVLAHVPSVSSSVSLSKKLKAALQSVDKIRAPRANRVHQLSHQAGEESFNFWDLKLEGEELKEWCREKEQRLNWIWQEDMEKEADEGKQILRDKLKELEGNDELKAESG
- a CDS encoding uncharacterized protein (antiSMASH:Cluster_7), with the translated sequence MTMQEGHSRVSTHLTPVEQVYKAELAALNRIAESGIYKEYTHETTPEGSRIWTLKRKRSLTEQNLRRLNQHHRNKVPKLSPIGIDFLSPTGNTEWKDIRLSYLLEKPHWAEEGGVLMHKAYLRACAGVIPPRYSPWDFVSNGMPAQFYESEEEKQWWETHNDPYYSKLGCAHGEVRKGFTQEWCYDVKLKVWYRQVKILEEWKFSPEDWKERWVIRSERKRLERNAGEISPRDTKTPEAEAVEDTDQIDVLRKGAAGELGQSGAQQHMMQPVLDDTGLSFVRWAPQSKTVDSPDTRKASLLPQPIVDEAGLSFVGWQQKEKKKRSPSPQRPVNHLGFHSTKKPRGKKRKLSNYVRHSQVDKKSRARRRSLEKPAPRRQQKISLHDVIVDETGLSVVGWTRSNAVKRKA
- a CDS encoding uncharacterized protein (antiSMASH:Cluster_7); this translates as MRLFTQIKALGDATNRLPKTKGRDAKPKAKPRSRSDSLPVCNITQKEFSIATPSAGSIARRRSEKHVATVTTELMEDKHPLLHADSMEQTPDPSPTVTALTCCVRPTNQHNPYFPPLPQNRKRKRELDGFVKRVKSVKLSVNKKMLMELFDESQNDLRRFQIRGAAIEVEPLRDELDITSSADAIRRCDLVLQSRSNSVAFRTF
- a CDS encoding uncharacterized protein (antiSMASH:Cluster_7); translated protein: MAQKRTFNEGKRHFKKNKKQKTSTVAEGSNEEVLLADVRNLLKDVDISEQTDETARPQPEERTEIDVTIKELSSTGDGLAEKDGQVYVVPFSAPGDVVTARVYKNFSDESYSLADFVKRVSKGPSSTAEPQCPYFTQCSGCQFQHMPYEAQLAHKKTIVEKAFRNFSNLPTSAVPAVGDTIGSPLQYGYRTKLTPHFDGPPGGRRDKRHGKPVTWPGVPAIGYMLKGTRKTMDIEDCPIGTEAVRKGMKRERVRVAAEINKYQKGATLLLRESTTREEKKEDKLEVSADGEDEVVEDRGQYVHRKICITDHKATSTEYVDDFRFDNPAGAFFQNNNSILPVVTQYIRDNILGSTMDGAADANSNGDTGGKPRIKHMVDAYCGSGFFTINLSRMFKQSIGIDVSAQSVEFASKNAKLNNLPEDATHFIAADANKLFESLDTKKFPPDETVVVIDPSRKGCDEGFISQLLKYAPARVCYVSCNVHTQARDVGWLVGGLPGDGDQPKHEGIYEIESLRGFDFFPQTSHVEGVAILRRKTPAAGP